From one Syngnathoides biaculeatus isolate LvHL_M chromosome 12, ASM1980259v1, whole genome shotgun sequence genomic stretch:
- the chst3a gene encoding carbohydrate sulfotransferase 3a — MKIKYAIVFIFIVALVIIEKESNIISRVSDKMMQRQIPQQTTQPSLDYGNTTQSSPTVFNTLLSKVNATKVSRSNRTEERHGEELGNGGRQHILLMATTRSGSSFVGEFFNQHGENMFYLYEPLWHVERMLTKPAESYNGSLLPGIYRDVLRGLFLCDFAPLEKFISPPPRDHVTPGLFRRQSSLSLCEENVCTPVIKDVFERFRCKNRQCGPLNLTLASQSCLSKQYQAIKTVRVHQWETLRPLVEDPRLNIKIIQLVRDPRAILASRMVAFSSKYQTWKALVQDGQVPENDEEVKGLQGNCDNIRWSAELGLSQPGWLRRRYMLVRYEDIARYPMQKAEEMYRFTGIPFSPQAREWILSNTRTTQGANDIYSTQKNSSEQAEKWRYSIPFTLAQAVQRLCGPTMKLFGYKFVDDAKMLVNKSISLCEDRTFS; from the exons atgaagattaaaTATGCCATTGTCTTCATCTTTATCGTGGCCCTGGTCATCATCGAAAAGGAAAGCAATATCATATCACG GGTGTCTGATAAAATGATGCAGAGGCAAATTCCGCAGCAGACCACGCAACCTTCGCTGGATTACGGCAACACCACGCAAAGTAGCCCGACCGTCTTCAACACGCTGCTCTCCAAAGTCAACGCCACAAAAGTGAGCCGCTCCAATCGAACCGAGGAGCGCCATGGAGAAGAACTCGGAAACGGGGGCCGCCAGCACATACTACTCATGGCTACCACCAGATCGGGTTCTTCGTTTGTGGGAGAGTTCTTCAACcagcacggagagaacatgttCTACTTGTACGAGCCGCTGTGGCACGTAGAACGCATGCTGACCAAGCCGGCGGAGTCGTACAACGGGAGTTTGTTGCCGGGAATTTATCGGGATGTGCTCCGCGGCCTCTTCCTGTGTGACTTCGCGCCTCTGGAGAAGTTTATCTCTCCGCCACCCCGGGACCACGTGACCCCGGGACTGTTCCGCAGACAGTCCAGTTTGTCGCTGTGTGAAGAGAATGTTTGTACCCCCGTCATCAAGGACGTTTTTGAGAG GTTCCGCTGCAAAAATCGTCAGTGCGGTCCACTCAACCTGACCCTCGCCTCGCAGTCGTGCCTTTCCAAACAATACCAAGCCATTAAGACCGTGCGCGTACACCAGTGGGAAACGCTGCGGCCTCTGGTGGAGGACCCTCGCCTGAACATCAAAATAATCCAGCTAGTCCGGGATCCACGTGCCATACTGGCGTCACGCATGGTGGCCTTCTCCTCAAAGTACCAGACGTGGAAGGCCTTGGTGCAGGACGGTCAGGTGCCGGAGAATGACGAGGAGGTGAAGGGGCTCCAGGGCAACTGCGACAACATCCGGTGGTCCGCCGAGTTGGGCCTGAGTCAGCCCGGCTGGCTGAGGAGACGCTACATGTTGGTGCGCTACGAGGACATCGCTCGCTACCCGATGCAGAAGGCCGAGGAGATGTACAGGTTCACGGGGATCCCGTTTAGCCCCCAAGCCCGCGAGTGGATCCTGAGCAACACCCGCACCACTCAGGGTGCCAACGACATTTACTCCACCCAGAAGAACTCGTCGGAACAGGCGGAGAAATGGAGGTATAGCATTCCGTTCACACTGGCCCAGGCGGTGCAGAGACTCTGCGGACCCACCATGAAGCTGTTTGGCTACAAGTTTGTGGACGATGCAAAGATGCTCGTTAATAAGTCCATCAGCTTGTGCGAGGACAGGACATTTAGCTAA